tcatttttatattcattttcaaCTTGAAGAACTGCAGAGAATTTAAAGCTTGCCTATTTGTACCTTTCATTTTGCAGTTGGTGACCTTAACCATTTGATCTCTGCAACTATGAGTGGGGTAACATGTTGCCTGAGGTTCCCTGGCCAGCTGAACTCCGACCTCCGGAAATTGGCTGTCAATTTAATTCCCTTCCCACGTCTTCATTTCTTCATGGTGGGCTTTGCCCCACTCACCTCTCGTGGGTCCCAGCAATACATTTCCCTCACTGTCCCAGAGCTgactcagcaaatgtgggatgCCAAGAACATGATGTGTGCTGCTGACCCTCGCCATGGCCGCTACCTGACGGTCTCTGCAATGTTCAGGGGAAAGATGAGCACCAAAGAGGTGGATGAGCAGATGATAAATGTGCAGAACAAGAATTCATCATACTTTGTCGAGTGGATTCCTAACAACGTAAAGTCAAGTGTGTGTGATATCCCACCTAGGGGTCTGAAGATGGCATCGACTTTTGTTGGGAACTCTACATCAATCCAGGAGATGTTTAGGAGGGTGAGTGAACAGTTCACAGCCATGTTCCGTCGCAAGGCCTTCTTGCACTGGTATACTGGGGAAGGTATGGATGAGATGGAGTTCACTGAGGCGGAGAGCAACATGAATGATTTGGTGGCCGAGTACCAGCAGTACCAGGATGCAACAGCTGATGATGAGGGCGAGTATGAGGATGGGGAAGAAGAAGCTTATGAAGGTTAGAACCTGAAACAACTCTGGCTGACAGCCGAATGAGTTTTTCCAGCTCCATATCTACTACTACGTGGCTATCAATATTTCTTCCGTTTGTTCATTGTCTATTTGTTTGGTTATTATAGTTCAATGTTCAGCTTATACCATTCcagagtgtttgatatttggTATTGTATGATGATGTTTGTTGTTCTATTTGAATGTATcaataaaaagtcatttttgtCAGAAATCCCATTTAAAGAGTCTAGATGATGATTCTTTTTGCTCCTTTTTAATGCATACTGAATAGTGCTGGGGTCCTGAAGAACGAAATTACTGTGCTTCAAACTCTACGGTCGTGCAAATGGGCTTTAGCTGAGAGGAGGTCTGATGTTGTGATGTTTGTCACAGTAGCAGTTTCGTTAGGGCATGCTTATTAAACTGGACTAAAATGTTTGTCCATATAATTCCAGTTGGGAATTGATGGACTCCAACTGAGCCTAGTTCTTCTAGCAATGGCATTCGATTAGGCAGGTTGTCATTTGTGATTAGCGTCGGAACGTTTTACCTGGCTATTGGACTTTGAAGTCCATTATCAAAGTCTTTCTAATCATGGCGACGATCTGAATTCTGGACCACAAGTATTCGGTATTAACCGGTTGAATGTTCGGCTTCTGGCAACATAAAAAATGGGTGACCGAAAAGAGCTAGGTGACATTTTGAAGGCAATGGTTTTTCCTATTGTTTCAAGAAAAACTCTATATATGCAACCGGCCGGGAAAATCACATCCCACGTGGCAAAACACCGAACGACGCTATTtgctctttttcccttttccccaTTTCAGAATTCCCTTCGGCTTCCACCTTTCCACTCGAAATTCCCATTTCCCCCATTTTCAAAGCTCCCTTCCATCTGTCATTTCTCCTTCCATCTTACAccttcatttttctaaaaatattcttCTATTTCACTGCCGTTATTTCATCCAtttgtttccatttttatttgcaacaaatgCAATCGAATTAACAAATAATTGACAAAACTCAACAAAGCTAATCACTTTTGTGTCTAACTgcaggcattttttttttcccccacaTGCACACGAAGCCAACGAACCAAAATGCACGAGATCTACCGGTTGTTGTCTCGAATCTCATATTTGTAGGATATTCGATTGTGATTTTCCTCTGATTTCTTGACAACCAAACAGCCTGTTACAAAATATTGCAGTCGATTGTGattttcttctgttttcttGACAACCAAACAGACTATTAAGGACTATTgcgtaattttattttgttttctcaaCAACTAAACAGACTAATACAGActattgcataatttttttctatttttcgaCAACCATACAGACTGTTACGGACCGACTATtgcatgattttttttgttttctcaacAATCAAATACTGTTACAGACCATTTCATTTCTTACTCATCAAGATTTTTCCGCCAAATCTTAGTCGTGATTTTTCCCTTCAtcttccatcttcttcttttgcttCTAAAATGAGAAATCTGAATTCTTCCATCCGTTTCATTTCGTCTGcgttatgtttttctttttaaatatatcaacTAACGTGGCATAAGCTGATTCTCTCAAGCTTTCGCGCTCGGTTGCCTGTAGCAAAATTGTTGTTTCTACGGATAGATGCTCCCCTATAACTCCGGCATTTAATacccatttttataaaaaaaaactatacattCTAATATATCATAATCAACCACcaatttatgagttttattTGATGagatatcaatttaaaaaaaaaaaaaaaagaatttgatgAGATATCAAAGGATTCTCTTATAATTTATGTGCTCATAGTCGATAGAGACACCTGACCAACGGCCAACTACGCCAACTTTCTTCCAGTCCCATTCCTTGGGACTTGGGAGTGGAAAGGGCTCTGCTTATGGGATTGGAAGGAAAAacattaccaaaaaaatgaaaaaaaactgTCCTCTAAATAGACTGAACGTGTGAACAAAATTCTCGCCCAGAAAAAATAATCGTCATTTTACAAAAGCCGAAACGGTCGCCGTCTCGGTTTTTAAGAATGGCTGAAAATGGCGATCACATTTGTTTGATCCGGAGAGTGGAGGCTAGAATATTCGTTCATGAATCATCCCCACTTCTCCTTCCAAACATTCAACCAACCCCAGATTCAAAGCCTgattttaaaacattaaaaagaagTAACAGAATGATCTTAAATTGACAACAGATGTCAGATACGATGAAAATCCCAATCGGCTTAACCAAAGTTCAGTTCGAAGAATTGAATACCTTCTGACAGAAATCATAATTCgtaaaaatttattcaaaatctgATTTATTTTCCTGGAAAATACACGGTTAACGATGACCGAaagaaaagggggggggggggggggggggggggggggggggagaaactaaaagaagaaagaaagaaataaaaaaaataagaggcAGTGCATCAGAGTCATGGAAGTATGAGgtggaacaccgcttacatttttttcaaaaatgcaAAGCTTCTACAAAAAAAATTCCTCATCATCTGCACGCTCTTCATTCCTCCTACttgttttataataataatcacCCACTCACAAAACAAACGCTCACACAGAGGTATAGAATATGGTGTTTAATAGACTCTGGAATGCGGCAGAGTTTGGGAGTGAAGGGGGCAGCATACTTCCGTTTATAtacaaaactctttttcaagTACAGAACTCTAGGGTTAGAGAGATTGTGGACTTTTGCTTGGAGGTTCGGAGCCTGAGTACCGGGCTCACTATATGTTGTTAAGGTCCAGTCCAGCTGTACCCTTTTATGGGTCTTATAATCTGCTAATGCCGTGATATGGGCAAGGCCCATTCACATAATTGATAGTCAAATTGTTCAAACTTTCAAACCCGACACACATTTCTCGTTGATAAAGCCCCAGTCATCAAAACTTAAAAATCCTCATCCACTAATTACAATTTTGGAGAAATTAAAGTTAGATGTATGTACGTGaagttatcaattttttttttttttaatttcataataaattatcaaactTGATAATAACAAGCTATTTAAGATGTCATAAATTTGATTATCACGCCTTTTCTTAATGGATtctataatatttgataatttaatatatcaattattGTTTATTACCCCAACAATATCTCCGTATGATTAGAATATATCAATAGGACGTATTAACAGACACAAAAAACATAATTTGCTTCTTGtgatttttagaaataaaaatgtttCAACTATAAAGAGATCTCAAaaagtaaatctacaaactgatatgacttcatataatatattatatttactttataataaaattaattttacaatcttaCGTAACATATCAAATTTtgtcaatttataatttatttatataaaatgtttttatagttaaaacatTTCTATTTCATAAAACACAACCAATACAGGCGTGGAATTAATGGTTCCCACCAAATGTTGAATTCCCCACGTTGCCTAAAACGGTAGCAACCAACCATCAACATTTGACATATAGAATATATTTATTCATGCGGGGTAATCTAGGACGTTCTCTATACAATATCGGACGCGTCATTTGAGGGCGATGAATAAAAGAGTAATTCTACTGTATCAATATGTAAATactgtataattattattaaaaaaattattattaaaaaattattaaattttttacatataaaCTCCGTATTTATTCatcttctttaaaaatatttcgtaatatttaaaCACGATTGTAGATATGATTTTTCTGAGAAAAAACCTCCTAACAAATTTTCATCAActtgatgtatatatatatcatagaaACTTCCCTCAGTAGACCAAACAAAAATCATGGGCTCTTCCAAACTTACATCTAGACATCACCCATCTTAACAATatattccttaaaaaaaaaataaaaaaaaaaaatacccccGATTAACAACATATTAATATCCTAAAACGGTGACTAAAAGCCtccacattaaaaataaaaaataaaaaatctttcggCTCTTCGTGTTGCTTGGTTTTTATGATTAGCGGCAATTGAGTTTCTTGGCCTTGTAGATCTGCATCCTTCTCTGTCTAGCTTGAGCCGCTATTACCCTACTCATGCTCTGGTTGTTCACGTTGAGATCAAACAGTCCTGAAAAGTCCATGCTCTCTGCAGAGACATTGAGATCAGGGAGACCAGAAGGGACCGCCTTGTCATTGACCGCGCCAATTTGGCCAAATCCACTATCAGTGCTAGATGGCAACGAGGACTTCATTTGAACCGTCCGATCCGTGTCTTGTTTTTCAACACCGAGAGGATCGACGGTCTTCAAAAAGGGCCCAACACTCAACtgtacagatttttttttaaattatatataactatttaAGGATTAAtaaaaaactccaaaaaaaaaaaaaaatacctttgcTTTCATCTCCAAATTGGACGCTCTCAAATAGGTGCAATAACTCCTCATATATTCAATCTCCTGTTTGGGTTTCAGGAATGTTAGAGAGTAATTATAGCTCCAAATTTTCTTGAAACGAAAGTAAGAAGAAAAGATATCCCAACACACGAACTTTGAGGGTAAAATTCTAAGAAActgacaaaataaaaataaaaataaaaactcaccCCTTTTAGCGAATCCCTACGCCGATTTAACTCATCTATGATCTCCAACCAATCCTCTCTCTTCTACAACATCAACGGCAGCCAAGAAGTACAGATCAGTTTAACAGAAAATcagaaataaaaattcaaaaaaggagaaagaagcCATCAGAATCTCTTATACCAAACATTAAAAGAGAACAAGAAACATGGACAAAACTCGGTAGTCAAAACCTCAAGAAAATCGAATTTCAGCAAgaaattttggaaagaaatgaaaagggcAAGAGAGGGATGCCCTTTAGATAAACTTCGAGATAGATGGAGAAAGACCAGCAGTCAACActttcaagaaaattgaaacaCCATGAAGAGAAACTGCGAAACACTGAAAAGGCAAGTGAGAGATACCCTTTTAAGAGGAGGTTTTCTTTTAGACAACTGCTTGGGCTTCTCGTCAGATTCGCTGCCGGGAGAGAACAAAAGAGGGGTCGCAGGG
This genomic window from Carya illinoinensis cultivar Pawnee chromosome 7, C.illinoinensisPawnee_v1, whole genome shotgun sequence contains:
- the LOC122315702 gene encoding tubulin beta-1 chain-like, with amino-acid sequence MREILHIQGGQCGNQIGSKFWEVICDEHGVDPTGRYQGDGSSSDLQLERINVYYNEASGGRYVPRAVLMDLEPGTMDSIRSGPYGQIFRPDNFVFGQSGAGNNWAKGHYTEGAELIDAVLDVVRKEAENCDCLQGFQVCHSLGGGTGSGMGTLLISKIREEYPDRMMLTFSVFPSPKVSDTVVEPYNATLSVHQLVENADECMVLDNEALYDICFRTLKLSTPSFGDLNHLISATMSGVTCCLRFPGQLNSDLRKLAVNLIPFPRLHFFMVGFAPLTSRGSQQYISLTVPELTQQMWDAKNMMCAADPRHGRYLTVSAMFRGKMSTKEVDEQMINVQNKNSSYFVEWIPNNVKSSVCDIPPRGLKMASTFVGNSTSIQEMFRRVSEQFTAMFRRKAFLHWYTGEGMDEMEFTEAESNMNDLVAEYQQYQDATADDEGEYEDGEEEAYEG
- the LOC122315703 gene encoding uncharacterized protein LOC122315703 isoform X2, encoding MMDASAPCSEFTTGETEVADILLHLPQLVLESESRCRFWSWSAKRRRSSGRPVQSFVCFPLGSSSPSELRGGTDVGGVGPVCEREGAPAVKAEATSPATPLLFSPGSESDEKPKQLSKRKPPLKRREDWLEIIDELNRRRDSLKGEIEYMRSYCTYLRASNLEMKAKLSVGPFLKTVDPLGVEKQDTDRTVQMKSSLPSSTDSGFGQIGAVNDKAVPSGLPDLNVSAESMDFSGLFDLNVNNQSMSRVIAAQARQRRMQIYKAKKLNCR
- the LOC122315703 gene encoding uncharacterized protein LOC122315703 isoform X1; translated protein: MMDASAPCSEFTTGETEVADILLHLPQLVLESESRCRFWSWSAKRRRSSGRPVQSFVCFPLGSSSPSELRGGTDVGGVGPVCEREGAPAVKAEATSPATPLLFSPGSESDEKPKQLSKRKPPLKRKREDWLEIIDELNRRRDSLKGEIEYMRSYCTYLRASNLEMKAKLSVGPFLKTVDPLGVEKQDTDRTVQMKSSLPSSTDSGFGQIGAVNDKAVPSGLPDLNVSAESMDFSGLFDLNVNNQSMSRVIAAQARQRRMQIYKAKKLNCR